A region of the Peredibacter starrii genome:
CTGCTGCACTTGATATTATCTTTTTTCCCATCGCCACGATCGTTCTGACTGAGTTCTGGGCATGGGTGATCAGAAAATATTCGGGATGGTTAAATCCTGATCTTCCAGCAGAAGAAATTGCTGATCAAATTACCACTCACGCTTTGAGTTCAAATCTCTTTAACATCATCCCATTCATTGGGGACCTGATTCAGTCAGTGGTGTACTACTTTTTGATGTACGCAGGCCTTCGCTCGAATCTTGGCGCATCACGTTCACTTGCTTGGGTTATTCTTTTAACTCCAACTATTTTTGGTTTAATGCTCCTAAGTCTCTTATTTTTCACAATTTTTTATTTAGTGGCCTAAAAAGAGTCTCTTATTTTTTCTTACGGCCATGCGAAATCAAACCGTTAAGAAACGGCCTTTCATTGTCATAGTTTCGATTCTTTGAAATTATCGATCCACACACACACTAGTATTTTTGCTTTTTTTTCGAGGAGACCCCGCTGATGACGCACCAGTATTTTCATGGATCGATTGAGGTAGTTTGTGGGCCAATGTTCTCTGGAAAGACTTCGGAGCTCATTCGCCGTGTAGAGCGCGCACAAATTGCTAAGCAACGCGTTCAGATTTTTAAGCCTGCCATTGATACTCGCTACGACGCTGAAGGTGTGGTTTCTCACACGTCTCGTTCGGTTAAAGCTGAGCCAGTGGAAAGCGCTGTTGATATTCTAATCCGTCTTAAAGATTCAACTCGCGTAGTAGCGATTGATGAAGTTCAGTTCTTTGATGAGGCCATCTCTACAGTTGTTGTGAAGCTCGCAGCTCGCGGTTACCGCGTGATTTGCGCAGGTCTTGACCTCGACTACCGTGCCCAGCCATTTGGCCCAATGCCAACACTTCTGGCAGTTGCTGATGAAGTGATGAAGATCCATGCTATTTGTACAGTATGTGGCGCTCCTGCCAGCCGTACTCAGCGTCTTTCTAAGTCAAAGGCCCAGGTTCTTCTAGGCGAAACTGACGCTTATGAAGCGCGTTGCCGTGGCCACTACCAGTATGATGAGGCCGAAGAGCAGACTCTTCTTCCGCTTCAAGAAGAAATCCGTCCGCTCGCTGGTCAACTTTCTAATTAAGAGACATTTCTTTTTTCTCCGTGCTATCCTTTTTTCTTCACGAGGATAGCATGGCGAAAGATTCCCAATTCGAACATTTGAGTTTTACCCCAAGTGAGTTTAAGCACCACTACGGTCCAAACGTACACTTGGTTTCTTCACCTTTGATGCTTTCGCTTTTAGCAAAGCTTGGTCGTCCTGATACTCATCAACCACAGATCAATGAACTGGTAGGAATGATGTATTCCCACTTAATTGATCACGTGATTGATCAGATCTTTCCAAGAAAGTTCACGAAAGTTGAAACGCGCATGCAGGCCCACTTCGAAGGCGAGATCGTAGATCCAAGTACCCCATGCGTGAGTG
Encoded here:
- a CDS encoding thymidine kinase, which produces MTHQYFHGSIEVVCGPMFSGKTSELIRRVERAQIAKQRVQIFKPAIDTRYDAEGVVSHTSRSVKAEPVESAVDILIRLKDSTRVVAIDEVQFFDEAISTVVVKLAARGYRVICAGLDLDYRAQPFGPMPTLLAVADEVMKIHAICTVCGAPASRTQRLSKSKAQVLLGETDAYEARCRGHYQYDEAEEQTLLPLQEEIRPLAGQLSN